In Chloroflexota bacterium, a single window of DNA contains:
- a CDS encoding SUMF1/EgtB/PvdO family nonheme iron enzyme: MDHYAILDVPHNASPEQIKASYRILVQLFHPDRLQHVSPAVRQYAEERLKKINTAYSVLSNAEKRAKYDAENGASPASAGRQGKSARTAQRERGPEPAYSYYTRPNDDVEDWLRQESEWREFQEAEARQHRAKREEEQKRKEAEERAKRAAAANFPRVRPQENSLVLQFAPGLWTTLVRVPAGEFIMGSDPAHDTSAREDELPQHAVYLAEYYIGKYPITNAQYQVFMEATHPRKLGETHRWQSPPGKENHPVVSVTWDEAAAFCMWLSQETGYIFRLPTEAEWEKAARGTDGRTFPWGEGWDFNRANALEMRPSATPVGQFSPDGDSPYGAADMSGNVWEWCADRYNGKEYQSRKRRVVKNPHGPEDGEGCVVRGGAFDTSARHIRCAHRNWHYPFKRHHDVGFRIVA; this comes from the coding sequence ATGGATCACTACGCCATTCTGGACGTTCCTCACAACGCCTCGCCGGAGCAGATCAAAGCCAGCTACCGCATCCTGGTCCAGCTCTTTCACCCGGATCGTCTTCAACACGTCAGCCCGGCGGTGCGCCAGTACGCCGAAGAGCGCCTCAAGAAGATCAACACCGCCTACTCGGTGTTGAGCAACGCCGAAAAAAGGGCCAAGTACGACGCCGAGAACGGCGCTTCCCCGGCCTCCGCCGGACGGCAGGGCAAGTCGGCCAGGACGGCCCAACGCGAGCGCGGGCCGGAACCGGCTTACAGTTACTACACCCGCCCCAACGACGATGTCGAAGACTGGCTGAGACAGGAGAGCGAGTGGCGCGAATTTCAAGAGGCCGAGGCCCGCCAACACCGGGCCAAACGCGAAGAAGAACAAAAGCGTAAAGAGGCCGAAGAGCGGGCCAAACGCGCCGCCGCCGCCAACTTCCCCAGAGTGCGGCCACAAGAAAATAGCCTGGTGTTGCAGTTCGCGCCGGGGTTATGGACAACGCTGGTGCGCGTGCCGGCGGGCGAGTTCATCATGGGCAGTGACCCGGCTCACGACACTTCGGCCCGCGAAGACGAACTGCCGCAACACGCCGTTTATCTGGCCGAGTATTACATCGGCAAGTATCCGATCACCAACGCCCAGTATCAGGTCTTCATGGAAGCCACGCATCCGCGAAAGCTGGGCGAAACGCATCGCTGGCAAAGCCCACCGGGCAAAGAGAATCATCCGGTAGTGAGCGTCACCTGGGATGAAGCGGCGGCCTTTTGTATGTGGCTGAGCCAGGAGACGGGCTACATCTTTCGGCTGCCGACCGAGGCCGAATGGGAGAAAGCCGCCCGCGGCACGGATGGCCGCACCTTTCCCTGGGGCGAAGGCTGGGACTTCAACCGGGCCAACGCCCTCGAAATGCGGCCCAGCGCCACCCCGGTCGGCCAGTTCTCGCCCGACGGCGACAGCCCCTACGGCGCCGCCGACATGAGCGGCAACGTGTGGGAGTGGTGCGCCGACCGCTACAACGGGAAAGAATACCAATCCCGCAAACGGCGCGTCGTCAAAAACCCGCACGGGCCGGAGGACGGCGAGGGTTGTGTGGTTCGCGGCGGCGCGTTCGACACCAGCGCCCGCCACATCCGGTGCGCCCACCGCAACTGGCATTACCCATTCAAACGCCACCACGATGTCGGTTTCAGAATTGTGGCCTAG
- a CDS encoding energy-coupling factor transporter transmembrane protein EcfT, with protein MFASFTYLPGHSFIHRLDPRTKLLAFILIMLGTIVVDDVRVLAALLAISLLYYAFANLSLRSTWKAWAVVLFFSVVLIGLFSTTLFGRPPSYVTTSHPWFSFPAVSLPFVGTVQRTITWELVFFGIARVLRPLIIMATILPFTFTTSPYLYGVAFRKLGLSDGVSFALDLSLRYVPTIARDFFITVDAQRARGYELEVKGGGVFNMIRRAAPLIVPVTINAIAGGEDVVEAMELRAFGVGQRTWADAGSLRYTRADYFILGAGLVILITLILLTRFTSYGPYWFPVNWFE; from the coding sequence ATGTTTGCTTCTTTTACCTACCTCCCCGGCCACAGCTTCATCCACCGGCTTGATCCTCGGACCAAGTTGCTTGCCTTCATTTTGATTATGCTTGGCACAATCGTCGTGGACGATGTGCGCGTTCTGGCGGCGTTGCTCGCAATCTCATTACTCTATTATGCCTTTGCCAACCTGTCTCTGCGCTCGACCTGGAAAGCGTGGGCGGTCGTGCTCTTCTTCTCGGTGGTGCTGATCGGTTTATTTAGCACGACATTGTTTGGAAGACCACCCTCGTATGTCACCACCTCTCATCCGTGGTTCTCTTTTCCGGCCGTCAGTCTGCCCTTTGTCGGCACGGTTCAACGGACCATTACCTGGGAATTGGTCTTCTTTGGCATTGCGCGCGTTTTGCGCCCGCTCATCATCATGGCGACGATCCTGCCCTTCACCTTCACCACCAGTCCCTATCTTTACGGCGTTGCCTTCCGCAAACTCGGCCTGTCAGACGGCGTCTCGTTCGCTCTCGACCTTTCCCTGCGTTACGTCCCGACCATCGCTCGCGACTTCTTCATCACTGTAGATGCTCAACGCGCCCGGGGCTACGAGTTGGAAGTGAAAGGCGGCGGGGTGTTCAATATGATCCGCCGGGCCGCGCCCCTCATCGTGCCAGTGACGATCAACGCCATCGCCGGCGGCGAAGACGTGGTGGAAGCCATGGAACTGCGCGCCTTCGGCGTAGGCCAGCGCACCTGGGCCGACGCCGGTTCGCTTCGCTACACCCGCGCCGATTATTTCATCCTCGGCGCGGGTCTCGTCATCCTCATTACCTTGATCCTTCTCACCCGCTTCACGTCCTACGGCCCCTACTGGTTCCCCGTAAACTGGTTCGAGTAA